In Rhodospirillaceae bacterium, the sequence TGCGATCGTGGGGGTGGATTTATTTGTCGTGCCAACAGTGGGCTTCAAGCTTCTCTATGGAATAGCGATTCTACACTTAAGAAGCCGCAAACTTGTTTGGACCAACGCTACCTATCATCCCACAGCGGAGTGGATTGCCAATCAAGTCACCCAAGCCTTTCCCTGGGAGACTGCGCCGCAGTACCTCATTCGCGACCGAGATGCCAGCTATGGCAAGGTATTCAAGAGACGGTTAGGCTCAATGGGCATAAGGGACCGACCAACCTCATTCAGATCGCCTTGGCAAAACGGTTATGTCGAGCGTGTTATCGGGTCGATCCGCCGAGAATGTCTGGATCACAAAATTATCTTCGGCGAGGCTCACTTGCGCCGAACACTGAAGAATTATGCCCGATACTACAATTGGGCTCGGACGCATCTATCTCTCGATAAAAACTCCCCGATTCCAAGGCCTGTTGAGGCATGATGGTGCTATCGCCAAGCGTCAGCACCTCGGCGGATTACACCACGAGTACCGGCGGATGAGGTAAAAACGAGGGACAGTGAATGAAGTTCTGGAAAACGTCACCGTTCAGAGCAAAACGTGTTAAGTTGAGGTGTCGTATAAGTCAAAATTCATGGAATAGCTATGCACGCTGATATTGCAGCCAAACGCTCAGATTTGATCGCTCTTTGCCGCCAATTCGGCGTTGCTCGTTTCGAGGTGTTTGGCTCAGCTGCGCGCGGAAACGACTTCGATACCGAACACAGCGATGCGGATTTTCTCGTCACCTTTGAGCCAGAGACTCGCAATGACCTCGCTGTCTTCATCGACTTCAAGGACGCGTTGGAAGCGCTGCTGGGTCGTCCTGTAGATCTTGTCGAACGCGAAGCCGTCGAGTCTAGCCGAAATCATATCCGCCGGAACGCCATTCTCGCTGGAGCCCAAGCCATCCATGGCTAGTGAGTCGGGACAGGCTCCGCCCGGTGGCGGTGCGCCTGGCTCCAAACCGCCGGGCGAGCAAAGAAACCCGGATATTCAAGATGACCGTGACACTGCCTTGCTACTCGATATGCTACTGGCTGCCCGCGATGCCCGGGCCTTTGTCGCAGGCTTGGATGAAACTGTTTTCCTGACTAGCCGTCTACATCAGAATGCCGTCATCCGGTCGCTTGAGGTGATTGGTGAGGCTGCCGGGCGCGTCTCGCCCGCCACC encodes:
- a CDS encoding DUF86 domain-containing protein yields the protein MASESGQAPPGGGAPGSKPPGEQRNPDIQDDRDTALLLDMLLAARDARAFVAGLDETVFLTSRLHQNAVIRSLEVIGEAAGRVSPATVAAHPDISWREITGMRHRLIHGYGDVRLDLVWTIVRDHLPPLIDGLTRLLPEGG
- a CDS encoding nucleotidyltransferase domain-containing protein, with product MHADIAAKRSDLIALCRQFGVARFEVFGSAARGNDFDTEHSDADFLVTFEPETRNDLAVFIDFKDALEALLGRPVDLVEREAVESSRNHIRRNAILAGAQAIHG